The following proteins are co-located in the Pseudoalteromonas sp. N1230-9 genome:
- a CDS encoding GmrSD restriction endonuclease domain-containing protein — protein sequence MQKIEHFHFIFNAITSQRSSGHIVTTYSKNAVLLSNAKDANVANKVIKELLESLAKKLPHYEEFEVKFMELMFTKSRSKDRNVIKYCLSRLMPDTSACLDINYDSLTIEHLISQSDNNRDIEEIGSIGNLLLVDQITNSEILKNKAITEKLNHLKAENYPLEQSFIPESFSGTSEDIEQRAKNIARHLFQKSQI from the coding sequence TTGCAAAAAATAGAACATTTCCACTTTATTTTTAACGCAATAACCTCACAGCGTTCATCTGGGCATATAGTTACGACGTATTCAAAAAATGCAGTGTTGTTATCAAATGCAAAAGATGCAAATGTTGCAAATAAAGTAATAAAAGAACTTTTAGAATCATTAGCTAAAAAACTACCACATTATGAAGAGTTTGAAGTTAAGTTTATGGAACTTATGTTTACTAAGAGCAGATCAAAAGATCGAAATGTTATTAAGTACTGCTTGAGTAGACTTATGCCAGACACTAGTGCATGTCTAGACATAAACTATGATTCTCTCACAATTGAACACCTAATTTCTCAAAGCGACAACAACAGAGATATAGAAGAAATTGGGAGTATTGGAAATTTATTGCTTGTTGACCAAATAACAAACTCAGAAATTTTAAAAAATAAAGCGATTACAGAAAAACTAAACCACTTAAAGGCAGAGAATTATCCTCTTGAGCAATCTTTTATACCTGAAAGCTTTTCTGGCACTTCAGAAGATATTGAACAAAGAGCAAAAAATATAGCTCGTCACTTGTTTCAAAAGAGTCAAATTTAG
- a CDS encoding AraC family transcriptional regulator, with the protein MRQALIEAVKAIALEDGNFETTIPELLVYRRSEVSLPMACVYQLGLGISLQGSKRVVLSEHSYDYTDGQSLVTSVDVPVASQITRASKEQPFYGLYLRLDAHEISHIVAEMEFAGQDKFPKHQAMSVVDTDNGLLDALLRLIKLDNEPLLKANLAPLIKKEIILRLLNSPHSPYLRQIVMSGSAHQKIAKTLCWLKENFSSQFSIDDLARDAHMSPSTFRLHFRDVVKMSPLQYVKNLRLQAARQIMLNERIDVGSAALKVGYESASQFSREYTRFFGKPPIKDISALRLQQTA; encoded by the coding sequence ATGCGTCAGGCATTAATTGAAGCAGTAAAAGCGATTGCACTTGAAGATGGTAATTTTGAAACAACGATTCCTGAGTTACTCGTTTACAGACGTAGTGAAGTGTCGTTACCCATGGCCTGCGTATATCAATTAGGTTTGGGCATTAGCTTACAAGGCTCAAAACGTGTTGTGCTTAGCGAGCACAGTTATGATTATACGGATGGCCAATCATTGGTGACATCGGTCGATGTGCCCGTAGCTTCACAAATAACGCGTGCCAGTAAAGAGCAGCCATTTTATGGCTTGTATCTACGCTTAGATGCACATGAAATAAGTCACATTGTCGCTGAAATGGAATTCGCAGGGCAAGACAAGTTCCCTAAACACCAAGCCATGTCGGTAGTTGATACTGATAACGGTTTGCTTGATGCTTTGCTGAGACTTATCAAACTCGACAATGAGCCATTGCTAAAAGCTAATTTAGCGCCACTGATCAAAAAAGAAATTATATTGCGCTTGTTAAATAGCCCGCATAGCCCTTATTTAAGGCAAATTGTGATGTCTGGTTCAGCTCATCAAAAAATAGCCAAGACCTTATGTTGGTTGAAAGAAAACTTCAGTAGCCAATTTTCGATTGATGATTTAGCCCGTGATGCGCACATGAGTCCTTCAACATTTAGGCTGCACTTTCGGGATGTTGTTAAAATGAGCCCGTTACAGTATGTAAAAAACTTACGACTGCAGGCGGCAAGGCAAATTATGCTCAATGAACGCATTGATGTAGGTTCTGCGGCGCTTAAAGTAGGTTATGAAAGCGCATCGCAATTTAGTCGCGAGTACACACGCTTTTTTGGCAAACCACCCATAAAAGATATTTCGGCACTGCGTTTACAGCAAACTGCATAA
- a CDS encoding DUF2750 domain-containing protein produces the protein MNNATAKRVETEFDTILALGAKKRLAYMFETVQEFKQVWILNDEHGCVMLSNEDDDCVPVWPSREFAQSWATGEWQDCTPKAIPIKDWLSRWTPGLEQDDLLIAVFPTDEDDGTILFPDEFDSQLRMPKRRF, from the coding sequence ATGAATAATGCAACTGCTAAACGTGTTGAAACTGAGTTTGATACTATTCTCGCTTTAGGCGCTAAAAAACGACTCGCTTATATGTTTGAAACGGTTCAAGAGTTCAAACAAGTGTGGATCCTCAATGATGAACATGGCTGCGTCATGCTCTCAAATGAAGACGACGACTGCGTACCTGTATGGCCTAGCCGCGAATTTGCACAAAGCTGGGCAACCGGTGAATGGCAAGATTGCACGCCAAAAGCCATACCAATAAAAGACTGGTTAAGCCGCTGGACACCTGGCCTTGAACAAGACGACTTACTCATTGCCGTGTTTCCAACTGATGAAGATGACGGCACAATTTTATTCCCCGATGAGTTTGACTCACAACTGAGAATGCCAAAAAGACGATTTTAA
- a CDS encoding DUF262 domain-containing protein, which yields MKIEANDKDLRDVFKLGYFKIPRFQRPYSWEKDEVENFWDDITKNTSPEYFIGSMVVYQDNKPYFGIVDGQQRLTTITLILSAIRDAFIKLGEQDLALGVHQYVEQPNIDNINEFVLHSETSFPYLQNHIQSYSEQKIDLDVGTEETKLKNAYQIITTNLEKYSGCGFLQSGQLELVPSGSSPITRLKTLRDKVLSLKLVFIQLDNEDDAYLIFETLNARGRDLKSSDLVKNLLLKTIKNTNVNIDTPKEAWVNLVNKFDDIGEIDAVDNFILHYWISKHSYCSEKELFSKVKEYVQCKDTAQNLLADFNFYGLLYCKMLNPDFFTWDKNRGTKIVKSSLLTLNRFKVKQQSSFVLALLASFEK from the coding sequence ATGAAAATTGAAGCTAACGACAAGGATTTAAGGGACGTATTTAAACTTGGTTATTTCAAAATACCTCGGTTCCAAAGGCCTTATTCTTGGGAAAAAGATGAAGTTGAAAATTTCTGGGACGATATTACCAAAAATACTTCCCCTGAGTATTTTATTGGTTCAATGGTTGTGTACCAAGACAACAAGCCCTATTTTGGTATTGTGGATGGGCAGCAACGTTTAACAACTATAACGCTTATTCTATCAGCTATAAGAGATGCATTCATAAAGCTAGGAGAGCAAGACCTTGCTCTTGGTGTTCACCAATATGTCGAACAGCCAAACATAGATAATATTAATGAGTTTGTCCTACACTCTGAAACTTCTTTCCCTTATTTGCAAAACCACATTCAAAGTTACTCAGAGCAAAAAATTGATCTTGATGTTGGAACCGAGGAAACAAAGCTTAAAAATGCTTATCAGATAATAACTACCAATCTAGAAAAGTATTCTGGATGCGGTTTTCTTCAATCAGGTCAGTTAGAACTAGTTCCATCAGGAAGTTCGCCAATAACAAGACTCAAAACTCTTAGGGATAAAGTGCTATCTCTTAAGTTAGTGTTTATACAACTAGACAATGAAGACGATGCATACCTTATTTTCGAAACTCTAAACGCAAGAGGTAGAGACCTAAAATCATCTGATCTAGTTAAAAATTTATTATTAAAAACAATAAAAAATACAAATGTTAACATAGATACTCCAAAAGAAGCTTGGGTAAACCTTGTTAATAAATTTGACGACATCGGTGAGATTGATGCCGTAGACAACTTTATACTTCACTACTGGATATCTAAGCATTCATACTGTTCTGAAAAAGAACTTTTTTCAAAAGTTAAAGAGTATGTTCAATGCAAAGATACCGCTCAAAACCTTTTAGCCGACTTTAATTTCTATGGTCTGCTGTACTGTAAAATGCTAAACCCTGATTTCTTTACTTGGGATAAAAATAGAGGAACTAAAATAGTTAAATCGAGTTTACTCACTCTTAACCGATTTAAAGTAAAACAACAATCATCATTTGTACTAGCTTTGTTAGCTAGTTTTGAGAAATAA
- a CDS encoding carboxymuconolactone decarboxylase family protein — protein MSLNNTNLFVFVAIAALVTVHDKPLLKRACQHALNDGVSMQELCDILPHISVYSGVPKSLMALEILKSLDDIQGSNTLLIKRTEQQLKTALTFGQLPFGI, from the coding sequence ATGAGCCTAAACAACACGAATTTATTTGTGTTTGTCGCGATCGCTGCTTTGGTCACCGTTCATGACAAGCCTTTGTTAAAACGAGCATGTCAGCACGCATTGAATGATGGTGTATCAATGCAAGAGTTATGTGATATTTTACCGCATATTAGTGTGTATTCTGGGGTGCCAAAATCACTGATGGCGCTAGAGATTTTAAAGTCGCTTGATGATATTCAAGGTTCAAATACGTTACTTATCAAGCGCACAGAGCAGCAACTAAAAACCGCACTCACATTTGGTCAGCTACCTTTTGGCATCTAG